A single Drosophila ananassae strain 14024-0371.13 chromosome 3L, ASM1763931v2, whole genome shotgun sequence DNA region contains:
- the LOC6495349 gene encoding uncharacterized protein LOC6495349 — protein MNPCTSPLLTPTHNNNSRGAGALPPSPPPHGKLALESHGLQLLEMGTKEQDYDELRDLLQSWDVADLLPHLQDEAINVDELQMIKRHHLSELLRNFRFGTRIRFEHHLERWRRWLNVPLQGMQGQGGGSHCSGCRCGEVLIQNQPVACQPAQMAVAELDTKTEDLTPTDGPAESLVALSEPPPDISPAYQPRPQAVQSDPPEMPMGTPTVASEVVATDGGSPEDRGVSVLGILQSSGMKAQSLLACLGQNEALDAVQRLLLIQLICGYYEDNQLHLTLQRSHLLEREILELYPREQLQFYRTERRGKIYVRFTNMKRNKRFNSSRQDLKRRRNDLAKPEPTTQSRASYSNVKESGQYGTEQVFSADGSE, from the exons ATGAATCCGTGTACATCACCGCTACTAACACCCACGCACAACAACAATTCACGTGGTGCCGGCGCACTTCCACCTTCACCTCCACCCCACGGTAAACTGGCACTGGAATCGCACGGCCTTCAGCTCTTGGAAATGGGCACCAAGGAGCAGGACTATGACGAGCTGCGCGACTTGCTTCAGTCGTGGGACGTTGCCGATCTGCTTCCCCACCTACAAG ATGAAGCCATCAACGTGGACGAACTGCAGATGATCAAGAGGCACCACCTATCGGAGCTGTTGAGAAACTTTCGCTTCGGCACTCGGATTCGCTTCGAGCATCACCTGGAGCGGTGGCGCCGCTGGCTGAACGTGCCCCTGCAGGGCATGCAGGGTCAAGGGGGCGGCAGCCACTGCAGCGGCTGTCGGTGTGGGGAGGTTCTCATACAGAACCAGCCCGTAGCCTGCCAGCCGGCCCAGATGGCCGTGGCCGAGTTGGACACAAAGACCGAGGACCTGACCCCAACGGACGGTCCAGCCGAGTCTCTGGTGGCCCTCAGCGAGCCACCCCCTGACATATCCCCAGCTTACCAGCCACGACCACAGGCGGTGCAGAGTGATCCGCCTGAGATGCCGATGGGAACGCCAACGGTGGCCAGTGAAGTGGTTGCCACTGACGGAGGGTCTCCGGAGGACCGGGGTGTCTCCGTGCTGGGCATTCTGCAATCGTCGGGCATGAAGGCCCAGTCCCTCCTGGCCTGCCTGGGACAGAACGAGGCACTGGATGCTGTGCAGCGCCTCCTGCTGATTCAACTGATCTGCGGCTACTACGAGGACAACCAGCTGCACTTGACGCTCCAAAGGAGTCACCTGCTAGAGCGCGAGATCCTGGAGCTATATCCGCGGGAACAGCTGCAGTTCTATCGCACCGAGAGGCGTGGCAAGATCTATGTGAGATTCACCAACATGAAGAGGAACAAGAGGTTCAATAGCTCCCGCCAGGACCTGAAGCGGAGGAGGAACGATCTCGCCAAGCCAGAACCGACGACTCAGTCCCGGGCATCCTATTCGAATGTTAAAGAAAGTGGACAGTATGGAACGGAGCAAGTCTTCAGTGCAGATGGTTCGGAATAA